In the Streptomyces fradiae ATCC 10745 = DSM 40063 genome, GGCGCGGTGCTCCTCGGGGGTCCGTGCGACGAGCCGGTCCCGCTCGGTGACGTCGCCGGCGACCCAGTACGGGATGCCGCACGCCGAGTACGACGTGAAGCGGCCCCGCTCGAACGCCACGATCTCCAGCTCGTCGGGGCCCTTCAGGCGGCGGGCCTGCGACGCGGCGGACATCCCCGCCGCGTCGCCGCCGACCACCACAAGCCGCTGCCGTCCCGTGTTCCCTCGCGCGCCTCGTTCCATGGGGGCCACGCTACGGGGCAGGCCGCGGCGTTCAGCCGCGGCCCTCCGAGGAAGCCCCGGACTGCCCGGACTCCCCGGACTCCCCGGCCACTTGCGACTCCCCGGCCGCCTCAGGCGTCCCGCCGGTCCCGGAGACCCCGGATGCCCCGGAGACCCCGGATGCGCCGGCCGCCCCGGTGCGAGCGGACGCCTCGGACGCCTCGGGGCTCCCGGAACCGTCGCCCGCACCGGGCACCTCGCCCGCACCGGGCACCTCGCCCGCACCGGGCGCCTCGGACGCCCCCGGCGCCCCGGTGCCGCCGCGCGCCGCCGGACCCCGCGGCGCTCGGGACGCCCCGTGCCCGCCGGAGACCCCGTGCCCCTCCGCCGCGCCGCCCCGCGCGTCCGGCCGGCCCTGCCCCGGTACCGGACCGTACTGCGGGTACACCGGCGTGCCCGCCGGGCGGTGGCCCTGCGGGTGACCGGCCGAGGGCCACTGGGCCGGCGCCGGACGCCGCCGGGCGACGCGTGCCCGGCGCCGCTCCCGCCACGGCCGCAGCACCCGCCGCCACACGACGTACCCCAGCACGGGCAGCGGCAGCCACGGGGCGAGCGCCGCGAGGACGAGCACCAGCCAGGTCAGCGAGGTCAGCAGCGCCGACCAGCCGCCGCGCAGCGCGTCGAGCACCCCCGGTTCGCCGTCCTCCGCCGCCTTCGCGGCCGGCTCGCTCAGCTCCAGGGTGACCGTCGCCAGCGCGGTGCGGTCCTTGAGCGACGCCTGCTGGGCCAGCAGCGACTCCAGGTCCGCCTGACGGGAGCTCAGCTCCCGCTCCAGCGCGACCACGTCGCTCAGCTGCTCCGCCCGGTCCATCAGCTGCCGGACGCGCGCGACGCTCGCCCGCTGCGTGGCGATGCGGCTCTCCACGTCCACCACCTGCTCGGTGACGTCCTTGGCCTCCGCCCGCCGGGACAGCAGCCGGCCCGCACCGGCCAGCTCGGCCAGCTCGGCCACCACACCCTCGTACGCGGCCTGCGGGACGCGCAGCGTGACCCGCGACGTCAGCCCTCCGCCGTCCCCGGCGCGGCGCCGCGTCGACTCGTCCGCGACGTGGCCGCCCGCCTCCGCGGCGATCCGCCGGGCGCGGGCGAGGCGGCGGCGCCGCCGTACCCGGGCTGCGGGCCGCGGGCGCCGCTCCCGGCCTCCGGCGCCGCCGCCCGGTCGGCGCTCGCCTCCGGCGCGGAGCCGCCCGGGCCGGAGCACCCGGCGAGCGCCAGCGAGGCGCCGAGCAGGACGGCCGCGAGCGCGTGCCGTGGACGGGTCGTGATCGGCATGGATGGTCCCCCCAAGGATCGGTGCCGTGACGTGGGTTCGACGTACGGGGGCGGCGGATCGGTTGCGGCGCCCGGTTGCGGATGGGTCACGTTCGGGACTCGTATCGGGGTTTGAGACAGTGGACCCATGAACACGGACAACGCGGACGTCCTGGACCCCGGGGGCGGCGGAGACAGCGGAGACGGCGCGCACGGCGCCCGCGCCGGACGGGTCGTCGTCATCGGCGGCGGCATGGCGGGCCTCACGGCCGCGCTCCGCCTGGCCGGTGCCGGGCGGAGCGTGACGCTGCTGGAGGCCGACGGACGCGTCGGCGGCAAGCTGCTCGCGGGGGAGATCGCCGGGGCCCCCGTCGACCTGGGCGCCGAGTCGATCCTCGCCCGCCGCCCCGAGGGCGTCGAGCTGGCCCGTGCCGCGGGCCTCGGCGACGACCTCCGGCAGCCGGCCACCGCCACCGCCTCCCTCTGGTCCCGCGACGCCCTGCGGCCCATGCCCAAAGGCCATGTCATGGGCGTTCCCGGCGACCCGGCCGCGCTCGCCGGGCTGCTCTCCGGCGAGGGTCTCGCCGCCGTCGAGCGGGACCGCGCGCTGCCGCCCGCCGAGCCCGGCGACGACGTCGCCATCGGCGGGTACGTCGCCGAGCGGATGGGCCGGGAGATCGTCGACCGGCTCGTCGAACCGCTCCTCGGCGGGGTGTACGCGGGCGACTCGTACCGGATCTCCATGCGGGCGGCCGTGCCGAAGCTGTACGAGGCCGTCCGCCGCCACCCGACGCTCACCGACGCGGTGCGCGCGGTGCAGGCCGAGGCGGCGAAGGCCCCGGCCGGGCCCGCGTTCGCCGGCATCGCGGGCGGTGTCGGGCGGCTGCCCGCCGCCGTCGCCGAGGCGGTCGCCGCCGCGGGCGGCGAGATCCGCACGCACACCCCCGTCCGCGGCCTGACCCGCCGCCCCGGCGGCTGGGAGGTCCGCACCGAGCACGAGCTCCTGCACGCGGACGCCGTGGTCCTCGCGACGCCGGCCGGCGCCGCGGCCAAGCTGCTGGCCGCCGTCTCCCCGGCCGCCGCCGCCGAGCTGGCGACCGTCGAGTACGCCTCGATGGCGCTGGTCACGCTCGCCTTCCGGCGCGCCGACGCGGCGGGGCTGCCCGACGGGTCCGGCTTCCTCGTGCCGCCCGTCGACGGCCGGGCGATCAAGGCGTCCACGTTCTCCAGCCGCAAGTGGGGCTGGGTCGACGAGCGCGCCGGCGACCTGTTCGTGCTGCGCACCTCCCTCGGCCGGTACGGCGAGGAGGAGTACCTGGGCCGGGACGACGCCGACCTCGTCGCGGTGTCCCTGCGCGACCTGCGCGACGCGGTGGGCCTGGACGCCCGGCCCGTCGCGACGGCGGTGACCCGCTGGATCGGCGGCCTCCCGCAGTACCCGGTGGGCCACCCCGCACGGGTCGCCCGGATCCGCGCCGCCGTGGCCGGGCTGCCCGGCCTGCGGGTGTGCGGCGCGGCGTACGACGGGGTCGGCATCCCCGCCGTCGTCGCCGACGGGCGGCGGGCCGCGGACGAGATCCTCGCCACGCCGACCCTGGCGCGAAGCACGCAGAGTGACGAGTGAGAATAGCGGTATGAGTGCGCCCGAAAAGATCCCGAACGCCGGTAAGAAGGCGAAGGACCTCAACGAGGTCATCCGCTACACCCTGTGGTCCGTCTTCAAGCTGCGCGAGGCTCTGCCCGAGGACCGCGGCGGCTACGCCGAGGAGGTCCAGGAGCTGTTCGACCGGCTCGCCGCCGAGGACGTGACGATCCGCGGCACCTACGACCTGTCCGGGCTGCGCGCCGACGCCGATGTGATGATCTGGTGGCACGCGGAGACCTCGGACCAGCTCCAGGTGGCGTACAACCTCTTCCGCCGCACCCGGCTCGGCCGCGCGCTGGAGCCCGTCTGGTCGAACATGGCGCTGCACCGCCCCGCCGAGTTCAACAAGTCGCACATCCCGGCGTTCCTCGCCGACGAGACCCCGCGCGACTACGTGAGCGTCTACCCGTTCGTGCGCTCGTACGACTGGTACCTGCTGCCCGACGAGGACCGGCGCCGGATGCTCGCCGACCACGGCAAGATGGCGCGCGGCTTCCCGGACGTGCGGGCCAACACGGTGGCGTCGTTCTCGCTCGGCGACTACGAGTGGATCCTCGCCTTCGAGGCGGACGAGCTGCACCGCATCGTCGACCTCATGCGCCACCTGCG is a window encoding:
- a CDS encoding DUF4349 domain-containing protein, which translates into the protein MLRPGRLRAGGERRPGGGAGGRERRPRPAARVRRRRRLARARRIAAEAGGHVADESTRRRAGDGGGLTSRVTLRVPQAAYEGVVAELAELAGAGRLLSRRAEAKDVTEQVVDVESRIATQRASVARVRQLMDRAEQLSDVVALERELSSRQADLESLLAQQASLKDRTALATVTLELSEPAAKAAEDGEPGVLDALRGGWSALLTSLTWLVLVLAALAPWLPLPVLGYVVWRRVLRPWRERRRARVARRRPAPAQWPSAGHPQGHRPAGTPVYPQYGPVPGQGRPDARGGAAEGHGVSGGHGASRAPRGPAARGGTGAPGASEAPGAGEVPGAGEVPGAGDGSGSPEASEASARTGAAGASGVSGASGVSGTGGTPEAAGESQVAGESGESGQSGASSEGRG
- the hemG gene encoding protoporphyrinogen oxidase; this encodes MAGLTAALRLAGAGRSVTLLEADGRVGGKLLAGEIAGAPVDLGAESILARRPEGVELARAAGLGDDLRQPATATASLWSRDALRPMPKGHVMGVPGDPAALAGLLSGEGLAAVERDRALPPAEPGDDVAIGGYVAERMGREIVDRLVEPLLGGVYAGDSYRISMRAAVPKLYEAVRRHPTLTDAVRAVQAEAAKAPAGPAFAGIAGGVGRLPAAVAEAVAAAGGEIRTHTPVRGLTRRPGGWEVRTEHELLHADAVVLATPAGAAAKLLAAVSPAAAAELATVEYASMALVTLAFRRADAAGLPDGSGFLVPPVDGRAIKASTFSSRKWGWVDERAGDLFVLRTSLGRYGEEEYLGRDDADLVAVSLRDLRDAVGLDARPVATAVTRWIGGLPQYPVGHPARVARIRAAVAGLPGLRVCGAAYDGVGIPAVVADGRRAADEILATPTLARSTQSDE
- the hemQ gene encoding hydrogen peroxide-dependent heme synthase, which encodes MSAPEKIPNAGKKAKDLNEVIRYTLWSVFKLREALPEDRGGYAEEVQELFDRLAAEDVTIRGTYDLSGLRADADVMIWWHAETSDQLQVAYNLFRRTRLGRALEPVWSNMALHRPAEFNKSHIPAFLADETPRDYVSVYPFVRSYDWYLLPDEDRRRMLADHGKMARGFPDVRANTVASFSLGDYEWILAFEADELHRIVDLMRHLRGSEARMHVREEIPFYTGRRKDLPDLVAGLA